TTTTACAACTGACGCTGAGCGTCCTGACGTTTGAAGCCATGCTCATCGCGGGCAGAACCGCCGCCGGCCGAACAGCCGGCGGCGTTCTTTTAGTCATCTACCACACACGCGCCTCGCGCGAATCTGATCGAGAAAGGAAATAGAGATGTTTACAGCGAAGGATGTTCAGACACTGCGCCAGCGCACCGGCGCCGGCATGATGGAGTGCAAAAAAGCGCTGACCGAGACCAACGGCGAAATGGGGAAGGCGGAAGAACTGCTGCGCGTCAAAGGCATCGCGAAAGCGGAGACGCGCTCAGGCAAGCAGACGAGTGAAGGCGCCATCACCAGCTACATCCATCCGCCTGGCAAGATCGGCGTAATGGTGGAGATTGCCTGCGAAACGGACTTCGTTGCGCGAACAGACGATTTCAAGTCGCTCGGCCGCGAGATAGCGCTGCATATAGCGAGCGCGGCACCGGTGGCAGTGGACAAGGACGGAGTGCCGGCTGATCGAATCGACAGCGAACGGCGCATTGCCGAGGAGCAGGCCAAGGCGAGCGGCAAGCCCGACAACATCGTCCAACGCATGGTTGAGGGAAAAGTCGAAGCGTATCTGAAAGACGTGTCCCTCATGAATCAGCCGTGGATTCGCGAGCCCAAGAAGACGATCAGCGACCTGGTGAAGGAAGCGTCGGCGAAGATGGGCGAGAACATTCAGATCCGCCGCTTCGTCCGCTACCAGATGGGCGAGGAGTAACGGCGGGTTGGCTCCGATCGCGTATTCCAGGGTTCTTGTCAAGATTTCCGGCGAGGCACTCGCCGGCGGGAAAGGCACGGGCTTCGATTTCGACACTCTGTTTCGCATCGCTGGCGAGGTGAAGCAAGCGGTAGATACCGGCGCGGCCGTGGGACTGGTCATCGGCGGCGGAAACATCGTCCGGGGCGCCCAGTTCTCCAAGCTGGGAATGGATCGGGTTGGAAGCGACTACATGGGCATGCTTGGCACGGTCATCAACGCGCTCGCGCTTCAGGATGTTCTGGAGCGGGCCGGCGTCAAGACTCGAGTCATGACGTCGATCAACATGGAACAGATCGCCGAGCCGTTCATTCGCCGCCGTGCATTGCGACATTTTGAAAAGGGGCTCGTTGTAATTTTTGCCGGTGGCACGGGCAATCCCTATTTCTCTACCGATACTGCCGCCGCGTTGCGCGCTATCCAGACGAAGTCTCAGGTAATCATCAAGGCAACGAGCGTCGACGGGGTATACTCCGCCGATCCGAAAATAGACACGACGGCGACCCTATTCGACGAGATCAGCTATCGTGACGTCATGGTAAAGGAACTGGGCGTCATGGATCAGACCGCGATTGCTCTTTGCCGCGAGAACAAGCTTCCGATCATCGTCCTCAACATCAACACTCCTGGAGCCATTGCGCGCGCCGTAAGCGGTGAGCGCATCGGGACAATCGTTCAATGATCACTATTCCGCAGATCATCAAGGATTCGCGCACCGCGATGGACAAGTCGCTGGAAAGTTCGAGGCGCGAGCTTGGATCGATCCGGACGGGCAAGGCCAGCGTGAACCTGCTCGATACGGTACGCGTCCCTGTTTACGGGCAAAGCATGCCGCTCAATCAAGTGGCGAGCGTTTCGGCGCCAGAGCCGCGGCTTCTCACGGTGACTCCGTGGGATAAGAGCCAGTTGCAGGTCATCGAACGCGCCCTGCGCGATTGCGATCTCGGCCTCAACCCGATGAGTCAGGGCGGTACCATTCGAGTACCGCTGCCGGCACTGAATGAAGAACGCCGCCGCGATCTCGTGAAGGTCGTCCACAAGCTGGCTGAGGAAGCGCGCATCGGCATCCGGCACGCCCGGACGGAAGGGCGCGACAAGCTGAAAAAAATGGAGAAGGTGTCAGAAGACGACATCAAGCACGGCGAGAAGGATCTGCAGAAACTGCACGATGACTTCATCGGCCGCATCGACGAACTGCTGAAGGGGAAAGAAGCAGAAATCATGGAAGTCTGACAACGTGTCCGAGCTCACTCGGCGCGTTCTTTTCTCGCTTGCGGGAGCTCCGCTGACAGTGGCCATCATTTACGCTGGCGGAGCTGTGCTGGCCGGGGCTCTGGCCATCCTCGCGGCATTAGGGGCCTGGGAATTCTTCCGGATGGCGCGCGAGGGCGGGTCAAATCCTCTCGAGATTGCCGGTATTGCGCTGGCTGCGTCGATTCCGCTTCTCGTGCATGCGAATTATCTGGGCGTGTATCGAGTGTCGGTCACATCCGGGGTGTTCGCGTTTCTCATCCTGCTTGCAGCGGTCATCTGGGCTCGCGGTGTCGGCGGCCGGCCACTCGTTGCGGTGTCCGTCACCGTGGCGGGTATCGTCTATCCCGCATTGCTGACATACATGTAT
The DNA window shown above is from Gemmatimonadaceae bacterium and carries:
- a CDS encoding translation elongation factor Ts, whose translation is MFTAKDVQTLRQRTGAGMMECKKALTETNGEMGKAEELLRVKGIAKAETRSGKQTSEGAITSYIHPPGKIGVMVEIACETDFVARTDDFKSLGREIALHIASAAPVAVDKDGVPADRIDSERRIAEEQAKASGKPDNIVQRMVEGKVEAYLKDVSLMNQPWIREPKKTISDLVKEASAKMGENIQIRRFVRYQMGEE
- the frr gene encoding ribosome recycling factor gives rise to the protein MITIPQIIKDSRTAMDKSLESSRRELGSIRTGKASVNLLDTVRVPVYGQSMPLNQVASVSAPEPRLLTVTPWDKSQLQVIERALRDCDLGLNPMSQGGTIRVPLPALNEERRRDLVKVVHKLAEEARIGIRHARTEGRDKLKKMEKVSEDDIKHGEKDLQKLHDDFIGRIDELLKGKEAEIMEV
- the pyrH gene encoding UMP kinase codes for the protein MAPIAYSRVLVKISGEALAGGKGTGFDFDTLFRIAGEVKQAVDTGAAVGLVIGGGNIVRGAQFSKLGMDRVGSDYMGMLGTVINALALQDVLERAGVKTRVMTSINMEQIAEPFIRRRALRHFEKGLVVIFAGGTGNPYFSTDTAAALRAIQTKSQVIIKATSVDGVYSADPKIDTTATLFDEISYRDVMVKELGVMDQTAIALCRENKLPIIVLNINTPGAIARAVSGERIGTIVQ